In Mytilus edulis chromosome 6, xbMytEdul2.2, whole genome shotgun sequence, the following proteins share a genomic window:
- the LOC139528534 gene encoding uncharacterized protein isoform X2: protein MIFFSRPIHSISPDQKDQVTAGLELAKGIAEVLEKEEFRKSLTKIAKGIGPYLGVLGPFIGVVLAFIPSESDELAFMKNMMKNIDNRLDIMDTRFNDIERLIQWNTVAINFGQLEQRINAVSREFQFIYLVPQDAVENRKVLFISNYDGDYQNSGSKLYDAIIKKHGKFQEDLGTSVLRFTENDRKKTQVFLLGVMKILLQAVKIELGYLLVNQLGYLLVNQFTSNANFMKSDWEKRIQEVTAKFEQIDYQCANVNYRPQSGKEIDAYALTNSDQTNNEFATGLFNLLSGKYYWRDWVVLAYDPISGDENHWIGVGGGHIKFGKNGRNIVVASVDKSHAVLDLARAEQTLKKVAETKRAKNWWGLYQTVYRTAKEIWNALDRKGASFTCVVRNGKHAYFHYHSRKVTFVQKKNFQLMMWG from the coding sequence ATGATATTTTTCTCGCGGCCTATCCACAGCATTTCTCCGGATCAAAAAGACCAAGTTACTGCTGGCCTTGAACTTGCAAAAGGGATAGCGGAAGTGCTTGAAAAGGAGGAATTTAGAAAATCTTTAACAAAGATCGCAAAAGGTATTGGTCCCTACCTTGGTGTATTAGGTCCATTTATAGGGGTCGTCTTGGCGTTCATTCCATCAGAGTCTGACGAATTGGCTTTCatgaaaaatatgatgaaaaatatCGACAATCGTTTGGATATAATGGACACTCGATTTAACGACATCGAACGATTAATTCAGTGGAATACTGTTGCAATCAATTTCGGGCAACTAGAACAAAGGATCAATGCGGTGTCGCGAgagtttcaatttatttatcttgTTCCGCAGGATGCTGTGGAAAATAGGAAGGTACTTTTTATTTCGAATTATGATGGTGATTACCAGAATAGTGGCTCAAAATTGTATGACGCCATCATCAAAAAGCATGGTAAATTTCAAGAAGATCTTGGTACTTCCGTTTTGCGTTTTACTGAAAATGACCGCAAGAAGACACAGGTTTTTCTACTTGGTGTAATGAAAATTCTCTTGCAAGCTGTAAAAATTGAATTGGGCTATCTTTTAGTTAATCAATTGGGCTATCTTTTAGTTAATCAATTTACCAGCAATGCCAATTTTATGAAGTCTGATTGGGAAAAGAGAATACAAGAAGTGACGGCGAAGTTTGAACAAATTGACTATCAGTGCGCAAATGTCAATTATCGACCCCAATCCGGAAAGGAAATAGACGCATACGCTCTTACAAACAGTGATCAGACCAATAACGAATTTGCCACTGGACTATTTAATCTCCTTAGCGGGAAATACTACTGGAGGGACTGGGTTGTTCTCGCCTATGACCCCATATCTGGCGATGAAAATCATTGGATAGGGGTTGGTGGAGGACACATCAAATTTGGGAAAAATGGAAGAAATATAGTTGTGGCTAGTGTGGACAAGAGCCATGCAGTATTGGACTTAGCAAGAGCTGAGCAGACTTTGAAAAAAGTAGCCGAGACAAAACGTGCTAAAAATTGGTGGGGATTATACCAAACTGTGTATAGAACTGCAAAAGAAATTTGGAACGCCTTGGATAGAAAAGGTGCCTCCTTTACGTGTGTTGTAAGAAATGGAAAGCATGCTTATTTCCATTACCACTCTAGGAAAGTAACATTTGTCCAAAAAAAGAATTTTCAACTCATGATGTGGGGCTGA
- the LOC139528534 gene encoding uncharacterized protein isoform X1 — protein sequence MVKIELDFASKWSLLVILLMIFFSRPIHSISPDQKDQVTAGLELAKGIAEVLEKEEFRKSLTKIAKGIGPYLGVLGPFIGVVLAFIPSESDELAFMKNMMKNIDNRLDIMDTRFNDIERLIQWNTVAINFGQLEQRINAVSREFQFIYLVPQDAVENRKVLFISNYDGDYQNSGSKLYDAIIKKHGKFQEDLGTSVLRFTENDRKKTQVFLLGVMKILLQAVKIELGYLLVNQLGYLLVNQFTSNANFMKSDWEKRIQEVTAKFEQIDYQCANVNYRPQSGKEIDAYALTNSDQTNNEFATGLFNLLSGKYYWRDWVVLAYDPISGDENHWIGVGGGHIKFGKNGRNIVVASVDKSHAVLDLARAEQTLKKVAETKRAKNWWGLYQTVYRTAKEIWNALDRKGASFTCVVRNGKHAYFHYHSRKVTFVQKKNFQLMMWG from the coding sequence ATTTCGCCTCTAAATGGTCCTTGTTGGTAATTCTATTGATGATATTTTTCTCGCGGCCTATCCACAGCATTTCTCCGGATCAAAAAGACCAAGTTACTGCTGGCCTTGAACTTGCAAAAGGGATAGCGGAAGTGCTTGAAAAGGAGGAATTTAGAAAATCTTTAACAAAGATCGCAAAAGGTATTGGTCCCTACCTTGGTGTATTAGGTCCATTTATAGGGGTCGTCTTGGCGTTCATTCCATCAGAGTCTGACGAATTGGCTTTCatgaaaaatatgatgaaaaatatCGACAATCGTTTGGATATAATGGACACTCGATTTAACGACATCGAACGATTAATTCAGTGGAATACTGTTGCAATCAATTTCGGGCAACTAGAACAAAGGATCAATGCGGTGTCGCGAgagtttcaatttatttatcttgTTCCGCAGGATGCTGTGGAAAATAGGAAGGTACTTTTTATTTCGAATTATGATGGTGATTACCAGAATAGTGGCTCAAAATTGTATGACGCCATCATCAAAAAGCATGGTAAATTTCAAGAAGATCTTGGTACTTCCGTTTTGCGTTTTACTGAAAATGACCGCAAGAAGACACAGGTTTTTCTACTTGGTGTAATGAAAATTCTCTTGCAAGCTGTAAAAATTGAATTGGGCTATCTTTTAGTTAATCAATTGGGCTATCTTTTAGTTAATCAATTTACCAGCAATGCCAATTTTATGAAGTCTGATTGGGAAAAGAGAATACAAGAAGTGACGGCGAAGTTTGAACAAATTGACTATCAGTGCGCAAATGTCAATTATCGACCCCAATCCGGAAAGGAAATAGACGCATACGCTCTTACAAACAGTGATCAGACCAATAACGAATTTGCCACTGGACTATTTAATCTCCTTAGCGGGAAATACTACTGGAGGGACTGGGTTGTTCTCGCCTATGACCCCATATCTGGCGATGAAAATCATTGGATAGGGGTTGGTGGAGGACACATCAAATTTGGGAAAAATGGAAGAAATATAGTTGTGGCTAGTGTGGACAAGAGCCATGCAGTATTGGACTTAGCAAGAGCTGAGCAGACTTTGAAAAAAGTAGCCGAGACAAAACGTGCTAAAAATTGGTGGGGATTATACCAAACTGTGTATAGAACTGCAAAAGAAATTTGGAACGCCTTGGATAGAAAAGGTGCCTCCTTTACGTGTGTTGTAAGAAATGGAAAGCATGCTTATTTCCATTACCACTCTAGGAAAGTAACATTTGTCCAAAAAAAGAATTTTCAACTCATGATGTGGGGCTGA